The Parashewanella spongiae genome has a window encoding:
- a CDS encoding thioesterase family protein, translating to MNLYFRLFWLLLWQVRRCKRIGFLDTSKIKYRTMPSDCDINFHLTNSRYAAFMDLARTYMMAEMGVLKRLIKLKWMPIVNASEFTYIRDIKPFEIFTIESKIVGWDEKYFYIEQRFITERGLHCIVHVRGVFIAKRQQIPITKVIKTVGFTGKTPTLPPEVIKWISFLNLKKAVNMA from the coding sequence ATGAACTTATATTTTCGATTATTTTGGTTACTCTTGTGGCAGGTACGTCGTTGTAAACGCATTGGTTTTCTAGATACCAGCAAGATAAAATATCGAACCATGCCAAGCGATTGTGATATAAATTTTCATCTCACGAATTCTCGTTATGCCGCTTTTATGGATCTCGCTCGCACTTACATGATGGCCGAAATGGGTGTGTTAAAACGGCTTATAAAATTGAAATGGATGCCAATTGTCAACGCGTCTGAATTCACTTATATCCGTGATATTAAGCCATTCGAAATATTTACAATTGAAAGTAAAATTGTTGGCTGGGATGAAAAATATTTTTATATAGAGCAACGTTTTATAACGGAAAGAGGCTTGCATTGTATCGTCCATGTGAGGGGAGTTTTTATAGCAAAACGTCAGCAAATCCCTATTACAAAGGTTATAAAAACCGTTGGATTTACCGGTAAAACTCCTACACTCCCCCCTGAAGTTATCAAATGGATTTCGTTTTTGAATCTAAAAAAAGCGGTAAATATGGCATAG
- the ygfZ gene encoding tRNA-modifying protein YgfZ, whose product MPVSLLNPDWGLQESSPALLICKLSHLGLISLADEQAASFLQGQVTADVTSLDSDSWCWGAHCDPKGKMLASFRLFNAKSLLWLLMPKSTLAVDLPQLQKYAVFSKVTLKDECQDWQLYGVSGDNAESFITERFGAVSTDVVEFDDGIIIKDSGRYIIVSSPEFANALFADQAIYESSSWQAQEIILGYPNIAANHSGEYVPQMCNLDAIGGISFTKGCYMGQETVARMKYRGGNKRALYILSGTVSELMTKDNFIEIELESGYRKAGNVIEFAQRGEQVLLTAVLANDTEGTARFRIAGDLSSQLMIKPLPYDLTDEE is encoded by the coding sequence ATGCCAGTTTCTCTATTAAATCCTGATTGGGGTTTGCAGGAGTCGAGCCCAGCGTTATTAATTTGCAAACTCTCTCATTTAGGGTTGATAAGCTTAGCTGATGAACAAGCGGCCTCTTTCTTACAAGGTCAGGTTACCGCAGATGTCACAAGTTTAGATTCTGATTCTTGGTGCTGGGGAGCTCATTGTGATCCTAAAGGCAAGATGCTGGCGAGTTTTCGTTTGTTTAATGCGAAAAGTTTATTGTGGTTGTTGATGCCGAAATCAACACTGGCTGTAGATCTACCGCAATTACAAAAATATGCTGTCTTCAGTAAAGTGACTTTGAAAGATGAATGCCAAGATTGGCAATTATATGGTGTTTCTGGTGATAACGCCGAATCTTTTATTACTGAAAGGTTTGGAGCAGTATCGACGGATGTGGTTGAATTCGATGATGGGATCATCATAAAGGATTCAGGACGTTATATCATCGTAAGTTCGCCTGAGTTTGCCAATGCTTTATTTGCTGATCAAGCTATTTATGAGTCCAGTAGTTGGCAGGCACAAGAAATCATTCTTGGTTATCCAAATATTGCAGCGAACCATAGTGGTGAATATGTTCCGCAGATGTGTAATTTAGACGCGATAGGCGGGATAAGTTTCACTAAAGGCTGCTATATGGGGCAAGAAACAGTTGCAAGAATGAAATATCGTGGTGGTAATAAGCGAGCTTTATATATTCTATCTGGAACGGTTTCTGAGTTGATGACGAAAGACAACTTTATTGAGATTGAATTGGAGTCTGGTTATCGTAAAGCTGGTAATGTCATAGAATTTGCTCAGCGCGGAGAACAGGTTTTACTAACAGCAGTGCTGGCAAATGATACAGAAGGCACCGCTCGTTTTCGTATAGCTGGGGATCTTTCTAGTCAATTAATGATTAAACCTTTGCCCTACGACCTCACTGACGAAGAGTAG